Within Syntrophorhabdaceae bacterium, the genomic segment CTCCCATGCGCGAAAATTCTCCGAGCCCGGCCCATAAGAGTATCGGTGGCACGACCAGGTCATAGTTGAACGCACCATAATGCGCCTTAGCGGGATACCCGAGCCTCCTTATGTAGTCGGCCATGACGCAGGCTATGAATCCGGACGTCGAATAGGCCATGTAGCTTTGTGGCCGGCTGATGTAATCGGATCCACTTGTAGCCTCGGAGGTTCTCCAGTCCTGATCAATAAGGATCGCGATCGCGTTCTTATGCTTCAGATCGACGGGCTCGCCACTTGGGTAGCGATGAGTGAAGACCGCGTAAGGGGGGAGCTCGCATATGCCAACTGCGTCACTGCGAAGAAAATAAGCAAGTTCTTTAATGTGGTGGGCGAGCAATTCCGGATTGTCCGGGATAGGCGCTTTTTGCTTGGCAACGATACCGTCTACAATTGGTCTCAGGTAGAGACCTATGTCCAGAAGCGCACCTGAAATCGGCTCCTTATCATTGCGCAATCTTTCCCTTTCCAGGACCGGCCCGTAATCGCCCGCTGCTGCCTTAGCAAACCCGCCGTCCCGTTCATTGACCCTTTTTACCTGGTCATCTTTTATGAGGGTCGTGGGACGCTCAACACGCTTCAATGTATGAACCGGAAAGAGATCAAGCTTTCGTTTATGAAATCCACTCATGTATACCTCCCGTTCGGGTCGATCAACTACTACAGCAGCTCACTTTGCCTTTTTCTCGAAATGCCGCGAGGTCAGGTCGAACCAGCCGAAGCTATGCGTCATAAAGCTATTGCGCATAAGGGCTCTTTAGTTTTCGGTCCGTCTCCTGCTTCCCCCAGTACGCGATACGCTCGCGTATGTATGCGAGCTGCGCTTCCATGTCAGCCCG encodes:
- a CDS encoding reductive dehalogenase, with protein sequence MSGFHKRKLDLFPVHTLKRVERPTTLIKDDQVKRVNERDGGFAKAAAGDYGPVLERERLRNDKEPISGALLDIGLYLRPIVDGIVAKQKAPIPDNPELLAHHIKELAYFLRSDAVGICELPPYAVFTHRYPSGEPVDLKHKNAIAILIDQDWRTSEATSGSDYISRPQSYMAYSTSGFIACVMADYIRRLGYPAKAHYGAFNYDLVVPPILLWAGLGEFSRMGECVVHPFLGPRFKAAVVTTDLPLAPDKPIDFGLQDFCSKCKKCARECPTQSISYEGKIMYNGYERWPVDVKKCTSMRVGNKHGASCGTCMTVCPWNKPYTPFHRAVGWMMRHSGVARSLAIKGDDLLGYGNADYSKKWWFQLECVDGVLHDRSKRKLKDGETPHVI